GCTGGCCTGTCTGCTCGCCACGATCGTCGCCGCCCGGTTCCCGGAGCATCGCCCACCAGCCGACGCGAGCACCCCGACACCGGACGACGAGGGCGACCTGGGTTGGTGCGACACACTGCGGGCCGGAGTGACGCAGATCCGCACCCGCCCTCCGGTGCGGTCAGCCGTGCTGCTGGTCGCCGTGGTCGCCGCCGACTGGGGCGCCCTGGACGAGTACTCCCCGCTGCTGGCCCTGGACACCGGTGTGCGGGCGGAGGTCGTACCGCTGCTGCTCCTGCTGCTCTGGGCCGGGGTGACAGTTGGCGGGCTGCTCGCCGGAGTGGGGGAGCGGCTGGGCCGCCGGGGTTACGCCGCTCTGCTGGGCCTGGTCGGTGTCGGGTTGGCCGGTGGCGCGTTGACCGGGCGACCGGCCGGCTTCGTGCTGCTCGCGCTGGGGTTCGGTGCCGGGCAGTTGGCCACCGTGCTGGCCGACGCGCGGCTCCAGGCCAGGATCACCGGCAACAGCCGCGCCACCGTCACGTCGCTGGCCGGGATGGCCACCGACCTGCTGATCATCGCGACGTACGCCGGTTATGGCCTCCTGGCCACAGTGGTCGGCAACGCGGTGGCGTTCGCGGCGACAGCCGGCCCGTACCTCGTGCTGGGCCTGGTGCTGTTGACCCGGCGGCGCCCGACGGTCGTGCCCGCCAGCAGTACGGCGGCTGCGGCGCACGGCCCGCGATGACCGGGGAGCCGGCGGCGGCCGACGTGGCCGCCGCCGGCCCTCGCTCAGCTGGACAGGTGCAGGAACGACCACTGGTGGCCGTCGAGGTCGCGGAAACCGCGCATGTACATCGGCCCGTTGGCCATGCCGGGCCCGAGCGACTGCCCGCCGGCGACCGCCGCCCGGTCGACCTGCTCGTCGACCTGCTCGCGGCTCTGCGCCGACAGCCCGACGACGACCTCCCGGCTGGTCTCCGTGTCGGTGGCGGCGACACCGGTGTACGACTCGAAGCCGGAGCGGAGGTGCAGCACCAGGCGGGTGCTGTCGGAGATGGTGAACACCATGGTGTCCCCGTCCAGGTCGGCCTGGTCAGCGGTGAACCCGAGCGCCCGGTAGAACTCGGCGGCAGTGGTCAGGTCGCGCACCGGCAGGTTGATGAACGTCATGGTCATCGGTTGTCTCCGTTCGACTCGAGCAGTGCCTTCAACGCGGCGAGCCGCTCCCGCCAGTACGCCTTCAGCTCGGCGGCCTGCTCGGCTCCGGTCAGCTTCTCGTGCAGCACGCTGACCCGGGCCTTCGACTCGCCGACAGCGTCGAAGCCGACGACGATCCGGGTGGGACCACCGGCCCAGTCGGCCCGGAAGGTGCGGGGCGCGGTGGTGGTGCGGACGCGTACCTCGATGTCGGGCAGCCACCTGGCGCGTGCCGTCTCGTCGGCGAACGCCTCGTACAGTCGCGCCGCCGGCACCGCCACCGTCCGGCTGGCAGCGGCCGAGAAGCCCCCGTCGCGTTGCTGACCGGGCGCGCGCAGGCCACGCGCCTGCTCGTACCCGACGGTGATGGTCTGTGACCACCAGCCCGGCACGTCGTGCTCGGTGACCAGGTGGCGGGCGATCTGGGTGTGGGTCCGCTCGGTGGCGGCCGTGGCGTCGAGCAGGGCGAACCACTCGGCCCAACCACGGCCGGTCCGGGCGCGGATCAGGTCGTCGGCGATCCGCTCGGTCTGCGCCGCGGCGGGCGCGGGAGACGGCGCCGGGGGCGGCTCGGTTGCCGGCTCGGTGGCCTTGTTGATCAGGTGTCGGCGGGCGGTGGTGTAGCTCTCGCCGGTCTTCTCCATCCGGGTGCGGACCCGGGTCTTGAACGATCTCTGGTTGGTCATCACATGCTCCCGGTCAACGGCACGGTCACCGGGACCCACGCTCCCGCCGACCCCGCCGCAGTGGGGCATGTGGCACCACGTCCCGAGGGCTCAGGGCCCCCTTTGCCTCCGCGTTGCCGGCGGCGTGAGCGCCGGGAGGGAGGTGCGGCGCAGGACTACGCCAAGGAGATCCTACGCCAATCCGCCCGTCAGGGCTGGTCACCGTCGAGGTAGACCCACCGGCCGTCCTCGCGGACGAACCGGCTGTGTTCGGTCAGGGTGCCGGGCCGTCCCGCGTCCCGGTAGTGGGCGTGGAACGTCACAGTGCCGGCGGCGTCGAGCAGGCCGCCCCGCTCGGTCTCGACGATCTCCAGTCGGGTCCACCGCTGCCCCGGGTCCAACTCCAGGGAGGCGGGCCGGGTCGAGGAGTGCCAGCTGCGCAGCAGGTAGCCGGTGTCGCCGAGGGCGAAGGCGCTGAACCGGGAGCGCATCAGCGCCTCGGCCGTCCCTGCCGGGCTGTCGCCGCTGTGCGCCGGGGCGCAGCAGTCCGCGTACGCCTGGCCGGAGCCGCACGGGCAGGCCCGTCCCGTCGTCGTGTTCGCCCGTCGGCGTCCCGCACCCTTACCCACGTCGTCATCCTGCCCCACCGCCGGGCGTCGATCGGCGACGACTCCCGCCGGTCGGTGCGGTCGGGGCCGGCCGGGGCGATCAGAGCCAGCCGGAGCGGCGGAACAGCCGGTACAGGAACAGGGCCGCTGCCGCCATCAGGGCGAGGGCACCGGCGTAGCCGTAGCGCCAGGCCAGCTCCGGCATGTGGTCGAAGTTCATGCCGTAGATGCCGGCGATGCCGGTCTGGGTGGCCGCGATGGCCGCCCATGCCGCGATCTTGCGCATGTCGTTGTTCTGTTCCACGGCGAGCTGCGCCAGTCGCGACTGGACGATCGAGGTGAGCAGGTCGTCGTACGCGGCCACCCGGTCCACCGCCCTGCTCAACCGGCCGTCCACGTCCACGAACCAGCGGTGCAGGGCGCGCGGCGGGCCGTCGGGGTCGAGCAGCGTACGCATCGGCGCCTGCAACGGCAGGACCGCCCGCTTGAACTCCACCACCTCCCGTTTGAGCTGGTAGATGTGCTGAATGTCGGCCCTGCGGTCGCGGGCGAACACCGCCTCCTCGACCCGTTCCAGGTCCCGTTCCACGTGCCCGGCCACCTCCAGGTAGGAGTCGACCATCCGGGCGCAGACCGCGTACGCCACCGCCCACGGGCCGGCGGCCAGCAGCGTGGGGCGGCCCTCGATGTCGGCGCGGACGGTGCGCAGAGCCCCGGCGGCGCCGTGCCGCACGGTGATGGCGAACCGGTCCCCGAGCAGCACCATCACGTCCCCGGTGTCGATCACCTCGGAGGTGTCGGTCAGCTCGGCGTGCTCCACGTACCCGGCGGTGCGCAGCACCAGCAGCGTGACCGACCCGTGGCGTTGCACTGTGGGGCGGTGCCCGTCGGCGAGCGCCTGTTCGACGGTCAGCTCGTCCAGGCCGAAGGTGCGGCCCACCGCGGCGAGCACGGCCGGGCCCGGGTCGTGCAGTCCCAGCCACACGAAGGCGTCGCGACCGTGCCGCGCGCGGGCGTACGCGTCGTCGTAGTGCGGTCGACCGGGCTCGCGCCGACCGTTGACGTAGACGGCGCAGTCGACCACGGCGTCCGGATTGGACCGGCGGGGGTTGGGGGCGACGGCCTCGGGCCGGCCGAGCAGTCGACGGGCCAGCGCGCGTACGCCCTGACCGGCCCGGTCCCGTACCGGTCGCTGATCCACCACGTGCCTCCCCGTCGCCCGCGCACCGCCCCGGTCGCGGTGTGCTCGCAGGGGATGGTGCCACCGCATTCTGCCGAGCAGGGTCCGGCTCCCGACAGCGGGGCGGGTGGCTCAGGCCGTGCGGGTGGCGAAGACGACGATGTTGTCGACGTAGTTGCCGGTCGAGGCGTCGAACCGGCCGCCGCAGGTGATGAGGCGCAGCCCGGCCGCGTCCGCCGGGCCGTAGACCAGCGTGCTGGGAAAGCGGTCCTTGGGGTACGCCTGGACGTCGTCCACTGTGAACGTGGCGACCTGCGCGTCGGCGCGGGTGACCTGGATCTGCTCACCGGCGCGCAGCCGACCGAGGTCGAAGAAGACCGCCGGGCCGGCCGGTGAGTCGACGTGTCCCACCAGGACGGCGTTGCCGGTCTCGCCGGGGCTCACCCCGTGCCGGTACCAGCCGGCGAGGGTGGGTTTGTCCAGTGGCGGCACCTCCAGCACCCCGGCGGCGTCCGCGCCGACACCGACGACCTCGGCGCGTACACCGATGGCGGTGATCTGCACCCGGACCGGCGCGGCGCGTGACAGCGGCGCCAGGTCCGGTGCGGGATGGGTGCGTCGCGGCGCGTCGGCCGGCGGTCGTGGTGGCCGCGCCGGGTCGGCGGTGAGGCCGACGGTGATCAGCCCCAGCCCGGTCACGCCGAGCAGGGCCACCACGGCCGGTAGGGTCCGCCGCCACCACACGTGGTCACCTCCGCGCTGGATCGTCCGGGTGCCCGCGCCGGTGTCACCGGTGCGGGCACCCGTCCTCAGGGATGGAGCAGTCGCCGATCAGGCGACAGTGGACACCGGACGTCGCCGGCGGATCAGGATCACCGCGCCGGCCAGGGCGGTGCCGAGCAGCGTGCCGCCGGCGGCCAGGGTGCCGGTGTCGCGGCTGTCGCCGCCGGAACCGGCGGGTGCGCCGCCGATCGGGGTGACGGCGAACGTGGCCGTGCCGGCCGAGCTGCCGTCGCCACAGGTCGCCGCGACCGTGTACGTGCCCAGGGTGAACCCGGCGGTGAAGAGTTCGGCGCTGAGCCCGCCGCCGGCCGCGGCCGTGGTGGATCGGACGTTCTGGTCGCGGTTGGGGCCGGTGACCCGGAAGAGGGCGTCACCCGACTTCGGGTTGCAGGTCGTCGCGGTGAGCACGACGGTCCCACCGACCGGGGTGGTGGCCGGTGACACCGTGGTGTCGGCCAGTGCGGCGCCTGGCAGCAGGAGCGTGCCGAGGCCCACGCCGAGCGCCGCCGAGCAGAGTGCTGTTGAGACCTTCATACGCGTCTTCCCTCACTTTTCGTCCGCTGACTGCGTGGGACGTCGTTCGGGTGGCCAACTCCGTGACTAGCACCGGTGTGCCCAACACTAGGTGGGTTGGGCCCACGATCAGGTGAAAATGAGAATTCCTCGTTGCCGTCACGTGTCCACCCGAAGGCGGGGAGAGCTGCGGAAAGGCCCGGACGGCCCGACCGGCACCGGTGCTCCGATCGATGTCCGCTCCGCCCGGGCTGTCGCCGCTGGGTCGATGGCGAGGTATGGCGTCGGCTGTCCAGGACCGGGCGGGCTGAACCCGGTCGGCCGGCGGGTTACGCGGGGATCGTCTCGCCGGTCTCCAGCAGGGTCTTGAGGCTGGCCAGCAGCTCCGGCCAGCCGCCGCTGCCATCGAGTTGGCCGCTGATCGCCCGGTGCATCTCGCTGTCGGGGGAGAAGTCGTCGTGGACGACGGTCAGCCGGACGGCCGCGTCGCCGTGTGGCTCGATCTCGAAGGTCACCTTCGACCGGCGCTCACCGAGCCGGGCGGCCAGTTGCTCGGGTGACCAGCCGAAGTGCTCGGCGTGCTCCGGCTGGAAGCCGTGCCAGCTGTACGACAGGCGACGGTACGGCTCGGCGACGAGCACCCGCTGACCGAGATCGCGTGGCTCGCCGTCCGGCGTGTCCTGCCACAGCACCGGAGACCCGACCTGCCAGTCGGACGCCAGAGCGACCCCGCCCCAGTAGCGGCGGGTGAAGGCCGGTTCGATGAGCGCGGCCCAGAGCCGCTGCGGGGTGGTCCTGACGTAGGTGGTGTAGACGAACGCGGGACTCTCCATGGACTGTCGCTCCAATGCGGTGCTCAGGTCGGCGAGCGCGGCGGCTCGCTCGCGGTCGTATCGGCTGAGCCATCTGTCGGCGATGGCGTTGATCGGCGCGGCGTTGAGGTAGTGCACCTTCTCCCGCCCGCGCCGAATGCTTGTGACGAGGTGGGCCGCCTCCAGCACCGCGAGGTGCTTGCTGACCGCCTGTCGACTCGTCGCCAACCCGTCACAGAGCTCCCGCAGGGTCTGGCCATTGCGGTCGTTGAGCCGGTCAAGCAGCCGACGCCGGCTGGGATCGGCCAGCGCCCGGAACGCGTCGTCCATCGGCCCTCCGTAAAAAGCAACCAAGCGGTTGCCTGTCAAAATAGGCAACCAGGCGGTTGTCTGTCAACACGGTCGAGCTTCTGCCGCTCGGATAAATCCGGGTGGAGGCGGGGGAGGCGCTGATAGGTTCGCTCGCCGTGACACAGGACAACACGACGGCCGGCCTGGGAACGGTGTTCGCCCGCCTCTGGGCGGCCAGCACCCTCTCGGCCCTGGGCAGCGGGCTGGCCACCGTCGCCGCACCGCTGTTCGTCGCCTCGCGTACCGACGATCCGCTCGTGGTGGCCGCGGCGTCCGCCGTGGCCTGGCTGCCGTGGTTGCTCTTCGCCCTGCCGGGCGGCGTGCTGGTGGACCGGATGGACCGACGCCGCCTGATGATCATCATCGACCTGGTCCGGGTGGTCGCGCTCGCCGTCCTGGCCACGGCGATCATGAGCGGTCGGGCCGGGGTGGTGCTGCTGTACGTGGTGCTGTTCGTGGTCAACACCGGTGAGATCGTGTTCCGCTCGGCCAGCCAGGCGATGTTGCCGACAGTGGTGCCCCGGCACCGCCTGGAGCGCGCCAACGGTTGGCTCGGCGGTGGCACCACCCTCATGAACGGGATGCTCGCCGGCCCGCTCGGCGGGTTCCTGTTCGCGCTCTCGGCGGGCAGCCCGTTCCTCGTCAACGCCGTCACGTACGCCCTCAGCGCGGTGCTGGTGGCGCTGATCGGCGGTGACTTCCGGGCCGCCGCGACCGACTCCCGCGTACGGTCGACCCGATCGATGCGCGCCGAGATCGTCGAAGGGCTGCGCTGGCTGGCCCACCAGCGGTTGTTGCGCACGATGGCCGTGCTGATCGGCCTGCTCAACGTGACCCTCACCGCAGCGCTCGCCGTGCTCGTGCTGCTCGCCGCCGAGCGGCTGCGACTCGGGTCCGTCGGTTACGGGCTGCTGTTCACCTGCATGGCCGTCGGCGGGGTGCTCGGCGCGCTCCTCGGCGACCGGCTCATCGCCTGGATCAGCCCCACCTGGACGATCCGGGTCGGTCTGCTGATCGAGGCGGGGTTGCACCTGGCGCTGGCCGCCTCGCGCAGCACCATCGTGGTCGGGATCGCGCTCTTCGCCTTCGGCGTGCACAGCGCACTGTGGAACATCGTGGCGAACTCCCTGCGCCAACGACTCACCCCACCGACACTGCAGGGACGGGTCGCCAGCACGACCCTCTTCGTGGCGGCGGGGGGCAACTGCGTCGGCGCACTGCTCGGCGGGCTGCTCGCCGCCCGGTTCGGCATCACCGCGCCGTACTGGGTCGGGTTGGTGGTGGCCATCGGCGTCTCCTTGGCCACCTGGCGGGTCTTCGACCGCGCGACGGTGGCACGCGCCGACGCCGATCCGCCCCTGGTCGACCAGCGGCCCACGCCGGTGCCCTGAGCGCTGTGCCGGGTGGCGGCGCGCGGCCGCCCGCGGCGGTGTGGCAGCGTGGTGCGGTGACCGATTCCGCGCCGCTCGATGTCGACCTCGCGCTGCTCGGCGGTGGCGGCGCGGCGTCGTTGCTGCTCGCCGCACTGGACCGGCACGATGTGCGGGACCTGCGCATCGCCGTCGTCGATCCGGTCCGCCGGCGCGGTCAGGACCGCACCTGGGCGTTCTGGGGCCACCCGGGCACCGATCTGGACCCGCTGCTCAGCGCGAGCTGGCAGCAGGTCGAGGTGGCGACGACGGCCCGGCGCCGCGTCCTGGACCTGACCCCACTGAGGTACGCCATGCTCCGCTCCGGCCCGGTCTACGACCGGGCTGCCGCAGCCGAGCGCCGGCTGGACGCCACCCGGATCGTCGCACCCGCCGAGACGGTGACCGACGACGGCACACGGGTGCTGGTGCGCACCGGCGACGGGCAGACCGTACGGGCCGGCTGGGTGCTCGACTCCCGCCCCCGCCCACCGGCGCGAGCGGGGCGGACCACCTGGTTGCAGCACTTCCGCGGCTGGTGGTTGGAGGCCGACCGGCCCGTCTTCGACCCGGCGCGCGCGGTGCTGATGGACTTCCGCACCCCGCAACCGCCCCGGGGCGTCTCCTTCGGCTACGTGCTGCCGGTGAGCGACAGGTACGCCCTGGTCGAGTACACCGAGTTCTCGCCCGACCTGCTCACCGACGCCGGGTACGACGCGGCGCTGGCCGGCTACCGGGACCTGCTCGGCCTGGACCCTGCCGGGCTGCGCGTGCGCGAGGTGGAGAACGGGGTGATCCCGATGACCGACGCGCCGTTCCCGGCCCGGCCCTCACCCCGGGTGGTCCGGCTCGGTACGGCCGGTGGTGCGACCCGCCCCTCCACCGGCTTCACCTTCTCCGCCATGTACCGACAGGCCGACCAGGTGGCCCGTGCCCTCGCGGCGGGACGACCACCGGTGCCGCAGGCGGCCTACCCGCGCCGGCACCGTTGGATGGACGCGGTGGCCCTTCGGGCGCTGGACCGGGGCGGGGTCGGCGGTCCGGACTTCTTCGACCGGCTCTTCGACCGCAACCCGGCCGAGCGGGTGCTGCGCTTCCTCGACGGCGTCACCACCCCGGCCGAGGAGGTCGCGATCATGAACTCGACCCGGCTGCTGCCGATGATCGCCGCCACCGCTGGCGACGCGGCGCACCGCGTCCGCGACCGGCTGCGCCCGACCCGCCCGGCGCCGGCCGTCCCGCCCGCCGTGGTGGGCGACCCGCTGGGCTCGGAGCCCGGCGCGGGTGGAGCACCCCGTCCGACCTGACCGGCGTCGTCCTGACCTGACCGGCGTCGTCTCCTGCGCCGCCTGTCGAGCTGCCCCGGGAGTGGGGCACCGTGTGCGGGGCCGCAGTCTCGACGCCGGCATTGTGTGCGGTGCGCCGCCTCGGCGCGCCGGCCCCCCGAGAGGGGAGGACGAGGTCACCGCCCGGTAGGTTGCCGGGCATGGTGGACGCAGCGGCCGGCAGGGGCGTGCAGATCTGGACCGACGGGGCGTGCAGTGGCAACCCCGGGCCGGGCGGTTGGGGCGCGCTGTTGCGCTACGGCGACCACGAGCGGGAGTTGTGCGGTGGCGAGGCCACCCCGACCACCAACAACCGGATGGAGCTGATGGCGGCCATCCAGGCGTTGGAGAGCCTGAACCGGCCGGTCACCGTCGAGCTGCACACCGACAGCACGTACGTGCGCAACGGCATCACCAGTTGGCTGGCGTCCTGGAAGCGCAACGGTTGGCTGACCGCCGCGAAGCAGCCGGTGAAGAACGCCGACCTGTGGCAGCGGCTGGAGGCGGCCTGCGAGCGGCACCAGGTCACCTGGCTGTGGGTCAAGGGGCACAACGGTCACCCGGAGAACGAGCGGGCCGACGGGCTGGCCAACAAGGGCATGACGGAGGCGCGAGCCGCACTGGCCAGCCGCTGAGCCGGGTCAGCGGGCCGCGTCGGGGTGCCCCGGCATGCTCGACCCGCCGCCGCTGCTGCCGGACGAGCCGCCGGTCATGCCCGCGCTGTTGTCCTCGGTGACGATGTCCGGCCGTACGTCGGTGTCTTCCGGCGCCGGGACCTCGGTGTCCGCCTCGACCTGCACCAACGGCACCTGGCCGGCCTCGTCCTCGCTGTGCTGCGGGTCGCCCGGCAACTCACCGTCGCGCTTTCGGTAGCCCACGCCGTGCCTCCCGTCGATGCCGGTCCGCGTCGGCGCTGGCTACCCGGCGTGGTCACGGCCGAAACCTCGCCCGCCAGCGGTGACCGCCGGTCGGAGAGTCTCGGCGGGTGGGGGAGCGGACGGCAGCCGCAGCGTCCGGCGACGGCTGAGCGCGACGGTCAGCGCCACCGCCAGCGCGCCGCAGACCACCAGGAACGCCGGGAGTGTTACCGAGGTGGTCGTTGACCGCGCCGCTGGTCGCGGAGCCGGCGGCGATGCCGAGCTGACCCGCCGTCTGCAACCAGGCCGCTATCGGCGCTGGCCGCGACGGGCCGTGGCCCGGGACGGCTGGCGGACCGGGGTGAGCGGCAGCGCCGTCCAGTGCGGTGGCCGGGTGCGCGTCGCCGGCAGACCGGTGCGTACGTCGCCCCGAGCGGCGTCCAGCTGGGACTGGTGCAGGAAGAGGGTGTTCCGCAGGTCGCTGCCCCGCAGGTCGGCCCCGCGCAGGTCCGCGCCGGTGAGGTCGGCGAGGCTCAGGTCGACGCCGCGCAGGTCGGCGCCGATCAACAGCGCCCCGCGCAGGTTGGCCCGGCGCAGGTCGACCCGGCGCAGGTCGGCGCCGGGCAGGCGCGCGCCCCGGTGGTCGACGCCCCCGGGGGAGCGGGCCGTGTCGCTGGCCTGGGACAGCAGGGGGTTGACCCGGTCCCGGTGCGCGGCGACGTCCACCGTGCGCAGGCGCGTCGGGTCACCCTCGGTGAGTGCCGCCGTCTCGGCGCGGGCGCGGGCCAGCTCGTCGCGCAGGTCGGCCGGCGGGTGCAGCGTCAGCGCCTCGGTGACGTACCAGAGCAGTTCGTGCAGGGGCCGCAGCACGGCGAACGCCTCCGCCATGGCCGGCAGCGTCTCCGGCGCGTCCCGCCAGTCGCGCCCGCCGAAGGTGACCTGGGAGACCTGCTGGCCGGCACCGAAGCAGTCGAACACCGTGCAACCGGGGAACCCGCGTTGCCGCAGCTCGGTGTGGATGCCGCAGCGGTGGTCCGGGCCCAGGTTGGGGCATGCCTGCCCGGCCGGCTTGTCGATGGCGAAGTCCGCCGATCGGGCGAACGCGGGCACCACGCAGCAGAGGCCGAAGCAGCGTCCGCAGTCGGCGCGCAGCTGCGCCGATCCGGGAGGCGGTGCGGGGCTGGGCGACACGTGGCCAGTCCTCCTGGTGTCCGGGGCGAGGCCACCATTGTTTCGCGCGCCGAGCCGACCGGTCGGCTCGGGGTCACCGTCCGTGCGTGTCGCCGGCCGCCGCCGAGCGGGGAGCCGGGGTACGGGAGTGGCCCGGTGGCGGCACCAACCGGTAGATCGCCCGGTCCCCGTCGTCGTGCCCGTACTTCTGGTCGAAGTGCCGTTTCACTGCGTCGGCCGGCGTGTGGTCGCCGTCGGCGGGCTCGGCCAGCGCGAACACCGCGGTGGACGCCCCGGGCGCGCGGGGCGGCAGCATGGCCCGCACGGTCAGCGGCCCGGTCACCCGGAACCCGCGGCAGTCGACGTAGTGCTGCCCGTCCACCGTCACGTACGGCACGCGCACCTCGACCACGTCCGAGTCGTCGTGGCGCAGCGTGACCACGACCGACCAGTACCGCTCCAGGTTCAGGGTGGCCTGCTCGTGCTCCCACAACTCCTCGAAGCGGGCGTGCACGAACCCGCCCCACGGGCTGTCCATGTCCACCTCCAGCTGAGGCACGTTGAACGACAGCTTCCCGATCGGGAAGAACGAGATCAACGCCCGCCCGTCCCACTGGTAGAGCTGGATCGACGGGGACGCGTCGTAGAGCCGGACCTGCAGGCGCTGCCGTAGCCGGGAGTCGAGGGCGTCGCTGAAGGCGGCCAGGTGGCGCAGGTTGGTGCGGATCTGTCGGGGCACGTCCACCCGCTGCCGTTCCAACTCCTCGGAGCGCTGCTGGGCGGCGGTGCAGTCCGGGTCGAGCAGGAGCAACTGCACCTGGGCGCCGTTGCCGAGCGCCGCTCGTATCGCGGTCAGGGTCTCCTCGCGGTGCCGCTGCTCCAGCAGGATCGTCCAGGTGTCGAGGATGCGCACCCGGCGTCCGGAGCGGTTCAGCCGGCTCACGAACGCCTGCTGGTCGAAGCTCAGGTGCTCCTGCACCCGCGCCTTGCGGGCCTCCTCGAACAGCGGGTCGAAGATGACGTACGAGATGGCCGCGAGCACCACGCTGGCACCGAGGTTGAGCAGCAGGTCGCTGAGGAAGCCGGTGCTGCGCCAGGCGCCCACCAGCATGACGACGGCGACTCCGAGCAGTGCCCCACCGACGACGAAGGCGCGTCGTTGCCGCCCGCCCCGACCAGCCCACTCGGGCATCCGGTCCCCTTCCCTCGTGGGTCGGCCCACCGCCGCCCGCAAATCACCAGGGTGCGGAGGATACGTGCCCGGTTTGCTGCTCGCTGTCCCGTTCGGGGCCAGCGGGTTCGTTGACCGGACCGTCACCACCGCTCATAGGGTGACGGTAACGGTGGCGCGCGACTACACAGGGTGGGCTCTGATGAATGACAGTGAACGCGAACAGGCGCTGCTGACCGCCCTGACCACCGAGCACTTCGCGCTGGAGACCGCCCGCTCGGGCACCGTCGCCGAGTCCACCGGCCGGGCCACCATCTACCTGTCCGTCCTGTCGGCCGCCCTGATCGGGCTGGGCTTCGTGGCCAGCAACGACAAGCTGGTCCGGCCCTACCTGGGCGCGGTGCTGCCGACCCTGGTGGTCATCGGGCTGCTGACCTTCCTGCGGCTCGTCGAGACGACAGTCGAGAACTCGTTGGACCTGTGGAGGATCCAGCGCATCCGTGCGTACTACCACCACCGGTTCGCCGGCCAGCACGACTTCTTCGCCGACGCCGTGACCGACGAGGGCACGATGCGATCGGCCTGGTCCCTGGTGGGCATCGAGCGCGGGCGATGGGAGTTCCTGCTGACCACTGCCGCGCTGGTCGGCGCGGTCAACGCGTTGCTGGTCGGGCTGGGGGTCGCACTGCTGGCCGGCCTGGCCGGCGTCGGGCACACGCTCGCGATCCCGGCCGGGGTGGTGGTCGCGCTGGCGGCGTTCGCCGCGCAGTTCCTCTACATCCTGCGCACGGCCGCGGCCGAGCGGAACTGACCGCCGCTCAGACCGAACGCCAGTCGTCGCTGGTCAACGAGTTGGCCTGCGGGCCCATCAGCAGCATCCCGCCGTCGACCGGCCAGGACGCCCCG
This portion of the Micromonospora zamorensis genome encodes:
- a CDS encoding MFS transporter, whose protein sequence is MIHLASRVPDPAVRRLTATLYGYAFLSDLVLLYPLYVVFFADTGLSVGQISSLFVIWSAAGILFEVPSGAWADVVSRRLLLCLAPLVTAAGFALWVLLPSYPAFAVGFLLWGAGGALVSGALEALVWTELDRLGAVGRYARVLGRARTAGVLGVVVSGVLAGPVLAVGGYPAVGAASVLACLLATIVAARFPEHRPPADASTPTPDDEGDLGWCDTLRAGVTQIRTRPPVRSAVLLVAVVAADWGALDEYSPLLALDTGVRAEVVPLLLLLLWAGVTVGGLLAGVGERLGRRGYAALLGLVGVGLAGGALTGRPAGFVLLALGFGAGQLATVLADARLQARITGNSRATVTSLAGMATDLLIIATYAGYGLLATVVGNAVAFAATAGPYLVLGLVLLTRRRPTVVPASSTAAAAHGPR
- a CDS encoding ArsR/SmtB family transcription factor; this translates as MDDAFRALADPSRRRLLDRLNDRNGQTLRELCDGLATSRQAVSKHLAVLEAAHLVTSIRRGREKVHYLNAAPINAIADRWLSRYDRERAAALADLSTALERQSMESPAFVYTTYVRTTPQRLWAALIEPAFTRRYWGGVALASDWQVGSPVLWQDTPDGEPRDLGQRVLVAEPYRRLSYSWHGFQPEHAEHFGWSPEQLAARLGERRSKVTFEIEPHGDAAVRLTVVHDDFSPDSEMHRAISGQLDGSGGWPELLASLKTLLETGETIPA
- a CDS encoding VOC family protein translates to MTMTFINLPVRDLTTAAEFYRALGFTADQADLDGDTMVFTISDSTRLVLHLRSGFESYTGVAATDTETSREVVVGLSAQSREQVDEQVDRAAVAGGQSLGPGMANGPMYMRGFRDLDGHQWSFLHLSS
- a CDS encoding class F sortase is translated as MWWRRTLPAVVALLGVTGLGLITVGLTADPARPPRPPADAPRRTHPAPDLAPLSRAAPVRVQITAIGVRAEVVGVGADAAGVLEVPPLDKPTLAGWYRHGVSPGETGNAVLVGHVDSPAGPAVFFDLGRLRAGEQIQVTRADAQVATFTVDDVQAYPKDRFPSTLVYGPADAAGLRLITCGGRFDASTGNYVDNIVVFATRTA
- a CDS encoding magnesium and cobalt transport protein CorA produces the protein MDQRPVRDRAGQGVRALARRLLGRPEAVAPNPRRSNPDAVVDCAVYVNGRREPGRPHYDDAYARARHGRDAFVWLGLHDPGPAVLAAVGRTFGLDELTVEQALADGHRPTVQRHGSVTLLVLRTAGYVEHAELTDTSEVIDTGDVMVLLGDRFAITVRHGAAGALRTVRADIEGRPTLLAAGPWAVAYAVCARMVDSYLEVAGHVERDLERVEEAVFARDRRADIQHIYQLKREVVEFKRAVLPLQAPMRTLLDPDGPPRALHRWFVDVDGRLSRAVDRVAAYDDLLTSIVQSRLAQLAVEQNNDMRKIAAWAAIAATQTGIAGIYGMNFDHMPELAWRYGYAGALALMAAAALFLYRLFRRSGWL
- the rnhA gene encoding ribonuclease HI; the protein is MVDAAAGRGVQIWTDGACSGNPGPGGWGALLRYGDHERELCGGEATPTTNNRMELMAAIQALESLNRPVTVELHTDSTYVRNGITSWLASWKRNGWLTAAKQPVKNADLWQRLEAACERHQVTWLWVKGHNGHPENERADGLANKGMTEARAALASR
- a CDS encoding lycopene cyclase family protein is translated as MWQRGAVTDSAPLDVDLALLGGGGAASLLLAALDRHDVRDLRIAVVDPVRRRGQDRTWAFWGHPGTDLDPLLSASWQQVEVATTARRRVLDLTPLRYAMLRSGPVYDRAAAAERRLDATRIVAPAETVTDDGTRVLVRTGDGQTVRAGWVLDSRPRPPARAGRTTWLQHFRGWWLEADRPVFDPARAVLMDFRTPQPPRGVSFGYVLPVSDRYALVEYTEFSPDLLTDAGYDAALAGYRDLLGLDPAGLRVREVENGVIPMTDAPFPARPSPRVVRLGTAGGATRPSTGFTFSAMYRQADQVARALAAGRPPVPQAAYPRRHRWMDAVALRALDRGGVGGPDFFDRLFDRNPAERVLRFLDGVTTPAEEVAIMNSTRLLPMIAATAGDAAHRVRDRLRPTRPAPAVPPAVVGDPLGSEPGAGGAPRPT
- a CDS encoding MFS transporter, with the protein product MTQDNTTAGLGTVFARLWAASTLSALGSGLATVAAPLFVASRTDDPLVVAAASAVAWLPWLLFALPGGVLVDRMDRRRLMIIIDLVRVVALAVLATAIMSGRAGVVLLYVVLFVVNTGEIVFRSASQAMLPTVVPRHRLERANGWLGGGTTLMNGMLAGPLGGFLFALSAGSPFLVNAVTYALSAVLVALIGGDFRAAATDSRVRSTRSMRAEIVEGLRWLAHQRLLRTMAVLIGLLNVTLTAALAVLVLLAAERLRLGSVGYGLLFTCMAVGGVLGALLGDRLIAWISPTWTIRVGLLIEAGLHLALAASRSTIVVGIALFAFGVHSALWNIVANSLRQRLTPPTLQGRVASTTLFVAAGGNCVGALLGGLLAARFGITAPYWVGLVVAIGVSLATWRVFDRATVARADADPPLVDQRPTPVP
- a CDS encoding YchJ family protein, which encodes MGKGAGRRRANTTTGRACPCGSGQAYADCCAPAHSGDSPAGTAEALMRSRFSAFALGDTGYLLRSWHSSTRPASLELDPGQRWTRLEIVETERGGLLDAAGTVTFHAHYRDAGRPGTLTEHSRFVREDGRWVYLDGDQP
- a CDS encoding preprotein translocase YidC; this translates as MGYRKRDGELPGDPQHSEDEAGQVPLVQVEADTEVPAPEDTDVRPDIVTEDNSAGMTGGSSGSSGGGSSMPGHPDAAR